In a single window of the bacterium genome:
- a CDS encoding gluconokinase, protein MKIEHRPVKLKRAERPLILAIDIGTSSTRALVYDALGRPVKNAVFQVGYMMNTTPDGGVFANPKLIVDSTAECIDQVMKALGKHAEDIKGVGFDTFWHNMMGIDAAGKPTTAVINWADTRPRSVVDMLRSKLDAEEIHARTGCVLHPSYLPAKILWFAQHQKEAFRKTRTWMSIGEYLYYVFFGKAVCGISMASGTGLLNQNTAQWDEKIFEALPITPAKLSELGDVDMPLSGLKAAFAKRWPALAHIPWLPAVGDGASSNIGTGCVEADQLCIVMGTSGALRVLWEAKSVEIPPELWVYRADKRRFVMGGALSDGGNLRKWLVSHLAIEGGKKGVDAACHSTKPDAHGLTILPFWAGERSTGWHEHARGMIEGLNLNVSRESLVRATLESVCYRYAAIYEIFKRQKMKVKTIIASGGGFVDSAMLTQMASDVLGFPITQSGEAEGSARGAAIMALETIGAIKSIGDMPVPLGKTFKPNTNDHRIYAAARERQQVLYDLVSKNWWEREKE, encoded by the coding sequence ATGAAAATTGAACATCGTCCCGTCAAACTCAAGCGGGCTGAACGTCCGCTGATACTGGCCATCGATATCGGTACGTCGTCAACGCGCGCGTTGGTGTACGATGCATTGGGGAGGCCCGTGAAAAACGCCGTTTTTCAGGTGGGATATATGATGAATACAACGCCCGACGGTGGTGTGTTTGCCAATCCGAAATTAATTGTAGACAGTACGGCCGAATGTATCGACCAAGTCATGAAAGCTTTGGGTAAACATGCCGAGGACATTAAGGGCGTCGGGTTTGATACTTTCTGGCACAACATGATGGGTATCGATGCCGCCGGTAAACCGACGACGGCCGTGATCAATTGGGCCGACACGCGTCCGCGGAGCGTCGTCGATATGCTGCGTTCGAAACTGGATGCCGAAGAGATTCACGCGCGTACCGGTTGTGTATTGCATCCGAGTTATCTGCCGGCAAAAATTTTATGGTTTGCGCAACACCAGAAAGAAGCGTTCAGAAAAACCCGGACGTGGATGTCCATCGGTGAATATTTGTATTATGTTTTTTTTGGCAAAGCGGTGTGCGGCATTTCGATGGCCTCGGGCACCGGTTTGCTCAATCAGAATACGGCGCAATGGGATGAAAAAATTTTTGAAGCGCTGCCGATCACGCCGGCGAAATTATCCGAATTGGGCGATGTGGACATGCCGTTGAGCGGTTTGAAAGCGGCTTTTGCCAAACGCTGGCCGGCATTGGCGCACATTCCGTGGCTGCCGGCAGTGGGCGACGGAGCCAGTTCCAATATAGGAACCGGTTGCGTTGAGGCGGATCAACTTTGCATTGTCATGGGTACGTCGGGAGCGTTACGCGTTTTGTGGGAAGCGAAATCCGTCGAGATTCCACCCGAGTTGTGGGTTTACCGTGCCGATAAACGGCGATTTGTAATGGGCGGTGCGTTGAGCGACGGTGGTAATTTGCGAAAATGGCTGGTGAGCCATCTGGCTATCGAAGGCGGCAAAAAAGGCGTCGACGCCGCCTGTCATTCAACCAAACCCGACGCGCACGGTCTGACGATTTTGCCATTCTGGGCGGGGGAACGCAGCACAGGATGGCACGAACACGCTCGCGGAATGATCGAAGGATTGAACCTGAATGTCAGCCGCGAATCGCTCGTTCGGGCAACGCTCGAATCGGTGTGTTATCGGTATGCGGCGATTTACGAAATTTTCAAACGCCAGAAAATGAAAGTCAAAACGATCATTGCGTCCGGCGGCGGGTTCGTCGATTCGGCGATGCTGACGCAAATGGCGTCGGATGTTTTGGGATTTCCGATCACGCAATCCGGCGAAGCGGAAGGTTCCGCACGCGGTGCAGCGATCATGGCTTTGGAAACCATCGGCGCGATCAAATCCATCGGCGATATGCCAGTGCCATTGGGAAAAACATTTAAGCCCAATACAAATGATCATCGAATCTACGCCGCCGCGCGTGAACGGCAACAAGTACTCTACGATCTGGTTTCCAAAAATTGGTGGGAAAGAGAAAAAGAGTAG
- a CDS encoding DUF4234 domain-containing protein: MAAVIKKRNMLMQVLLTIVTCGLYVIYWFYVVSEELKQITNDAEASPALWTVLIFVPFGAFYSYYKFGEIYEKASTEQFNRWLMFVLWLVFSPAVWFIVQMDLNKRADAAGTSTPA, encoded by the coding sequence ATGGCGGCTGTAATTAAAAAGCGGAACATGCTGATGCAGGTTTTGCTAACCATCGTCACATGCGGATTGTATGTGATCTATTGGTTCTATGTTGTTTCAGAGGAATTAAAACAGATTACCAATGACGCAGAGGCGTCTCCGGCATTGTGGACCGTGTTGATCTTCGTGCCATTCGGAGCGTTTTATTCGTACTACAAATTTGGCGAAATCTACGAAAAAGCTTCCACCGAACAATTCAATCGCTGGCTGATGTTTGTACTGTGGCTTGTTTTTTCTCCGGCCGTTTGGTTCATCGTGCAAATGGATTTAAATAAACGGGCAGACGCCGCAGGGACAAGCACGCCGGCTTAA
- a CDS encoding tetratricopeptide repeat protein codes for MALGQHDEALSHFRQSLEVLGWYWGRALARGLIYHNIAIVYDLRGDYERRLNIIPKLSGSGRLSWIRITLILRIRTTISEIFLTIKKILIVHYNIIVKRCKNERSFHRDH; via the coding sequence TTGGCATTGGGGCAACACGATGAAGCGCTCAGTCATTTCCGGCAGTCGCTGGAAGTGCTGGGGTGGTACTGGGGAAGGGCACTCGCGAGAGGCTTAATTTATCATAACATCGCGATAGTGTATGATTTGCGCGGCGATTATGAACGGCGTTTGAATATTATACCAAAACTCTCCGGATCCGGGAGGCTGTCTTGGATCAGGATCACCCTAATATTGCGAATACGTACAACGATCTCGGAAATCTTTTTAACAATAAAAAAGATTTTGATCGTTCATTACAATATCATCGTCAAGCGTTGCAAAAACGAACGATCTTTTCATAGAGATCATTAG
- a CDS encoding phosphoribosylanthranilate isomerase, which produces DSGNQNLAVKELGGTGRRHDWRISRTIRERLTIPMFLAGGLNPSNVREAIDAVGPFGLDVCSGVRTDGKLDTQKLQAFFKAVQA; this is translated from the coding sequence TCGACAGCGGCAATCAGAATCTGGCGGTGAAAGAACTCGGCGGCACCGGACGACGGCATGACTGGCGCATCAGCCGCACGATCCGCGAACGACTGACGATACCGATGTTCCTCGCCGGAGGACTGAATCCTTCCAATGTTCGTGAAGCGATCGATGCCGTCGGGCCGTTCGGCCTGGACGTCTGTAGCGGCGTCAGAACGGATGGAAAACTGGATACCCAGAAACTTCAGGCTTTTTTCAAAGCGGTGCAGGCATGA